Proteins co-encoded in one Pseudochaenichthys georgianus chromosome 22, fPseGeo1.2, whole genome shotgun sequence genomic window:
- the spata7 gene encoding spermatogenesis-associated protein 7 homolog isoform X1, whose product MGYAECNITMESRIGSVSSGGGCSVRGRTSKSSPFCPRSSSMLTQSIVKDHMVSHYKKVYSAKAAIDASVPKSLIHSVKYNDQITQERLRRGGRPQSASSLSQRNSRASCSPAQSRLSVQYDDSRYLYSRSSSVSSPGFSSSFHAKEIVYPSYTVDSDKFSHHIRPASEIKYRSPPEATSHRRQSAYSMGASGDHSHYTSFQDPVQKTYSGDLLQKHSQHFTQDKPFTPKTLKSEKSSYLSQYRYYRAPRRKPTQDSTSSKCMRQETYHGSTKPKEYTQELYEPSQQGFHTEHEWSEEEFNGTYFSASRQQSRAHKSRDRDLFDSSSRGSLDGDKSSINKSLSAEEEELMYLEFISAVTEDILSKGHISDRFLDRVMNRHIDMNRHQLDVGKMRHLLEVLRKEFEEPANSFTPSTEIEKKKNDRGDSSLPYVESGGKQEKTKKDDDLLSYASLIKSCVLQDYADPLLVSTPLYSPGTTAASPTETNEKDEAVDNQEEGNSSPCLSDHVSNNTEISEEVHQNQTGTTESNKEVTSENHEVTPITSDRDQEEVSYDGQSKELEDLGRSLSESLHVSSNKNHGNEDTVAEQPAHSVASVSDDEF is encoded by the exons ATGGGATACGCTGAGTGTAACATTACCATGGAATCGAGAATAG GGAGTGTATCATCTGGAGGGGGCTGCAGTGTGAGAGGACGGACTTCAAAAAGTAGCC CATTCTGCCCTCGCTCCTCCAGCATGTTGACACAGTCCATCGTAAAAGACCACATGGTGTCTCATTACAAGAAGGTTTACTCAGCTAAAG CTGCCATTGATGCCTCAGTACCCAAAAGCCTGATACACAGTGTAAAGT ACAATGACCAGATCACACAGGAGCGGTTGAGGAGAGGGGGTCGTCCTCAGTCAGCCAGCTCTCTCTCCCAGAGGAACAGCAGAGCCTCCTGCTCACCTGCCCAG AGTAGATTATCTGTGCAGTATGATGACAGCCGCTACCTCTACTCAAGGAGTTCCTCAGTATCCAGCCCAGGATTCAGCTCCTCCTTCCATGCCAAGGAGATAGTTTATCCATCGTATACAGTGGATTCTGACAAGTTCTCTCATCACATACGGCCAGCTTCAGAAATAAAATACCGTAGTCCTCCTGAGGCAACTTCACACAGAAGGCAGTCAGCATATTCAATGGGAGCTTCAGGAGATCACAGTCACTACACGTCTTTCCAGGACCCTGTTCAGAAGACTTACAGTGGAGACTTGCTCCAGAAACATTCACAGCACTTTACCCAAGACAAACCCTTCACCCCTAAGACTCTGAAGTCAGAAAAGAGTTCATACCTTTCACAATATCGCTACTACCgagctccccggaggaaacctaCTCAGGATAGCACCAGCTCAAAATGTATGCGACAGGAGACATATCATGGAAG CACAAAGCCCAAGGAATACACACAAGAATTATATGAGCCATCTCAG CAGGGATTTCATACAGAGCACGAGTGGTCTGAAGAAGAATTCAATGGCACATATTTCTCTGCATCGAGACAACAGAGTCGAGCACACAAGAGCAGAGACCGTGATTTATTTGACTCCTCATCCAG GGGCTCACTGGACGGCGATAAATCTTCCATCAACAAAAGTTTATCTGCAGA GGAAGAAGAATTAATGTACCTCGAATTCATTTCTGCTGTAACAGAGGATATATTGTCCAAGGGGCACATCTCTGACAG GTTCTTAGACCGGGTGATGAATCGCCATATCGACATGAATCGGCATCAGCTTGATGTG ggTAAAATGCGCCACCTTCTGGAAGTGCTGCGTAAAGAGTTTGAAGAGCCAGCCAACTCATTCACCCCCAGTACAGAGATAGAAAAAAAGAAGAATGATCGGGGTGATTCATCCTTGCCATATGTTGAATCAGGAGGGAAACAAGAAAAGACCAAAAAAGACGATGACCTTCTTTCCTATGCATCACTTATTAAATCCTGCGTTTTGCAAGATTATGCTGATCCCCTCTTGGTGTCTACGCCCTTATACTCTCCTGGAACGACTGCTGCCTCACCAACTGAAACAAACGAAAAAGACGAAGCAGTTGACAATCAGGAAGAAGGCAATAGCTCTCCTTGTCTCAGTGACCATGTTTCTAATAATACAGAAATCAGTGAAGAAGTCCATCAAAATCAAACTGGCACAACTGAGTCAAACAAAGAAGTCACCTCTGAAAACCATGAAGTTACCCCCATAACCAGTGACCGAGACCAAGAAGAAGTCAGTTATGATGGACAATCTAAAGAACTTGAAGATCTGGGGAGAAGTTTGTCAGAGTCGCTTCATGTATCCAGCAATAAAAACCACGGCAATGAGGATACTGTTGCTGAGCAACCTGCACATTCAGTTGCGTCTGTCAGTGATGACGAGTTCTGA
- the spata7 gene encoding spermatogenesis-associated protein 7 homolog isoform X2: MGYAECNITMESRIGSVSSGGGCSVRGRTSKSSPFCPRSSSMLTQSIVKDHMVSHYKKVYSAKAAIDASVPKSLIHSVKYNDQITQERLRRGGRPQSASSLSQRNSRASCSPAQSRLSVQYDDSRYLYSRSSSVSSPGFSSSFHAKEIVYPSYTVDSDKFSHHIRPASEIKYRSPPEATSHRRQSAYSMGASGDHSHYTSFQDPVQKTYSGDLLQKHSQHFTQDKPFTPKTLKSEKSSYLSQYRYYRAPRRKPTQDSTSSKCMRQETYHGSTKPKEYTQELYEPSQGFHTEHEWSEEEFNGTYFSASRQQSRAHKSRDRDLFDSSSRGSLDGDKSSINKSLSAEEEELMYLEFISAVTEDILSKGHISDRFLDRVMNRHIDMNRHQLDVGKMRHLLEVLRKEFEEPANSFTPSTEIEKKKNDRGDSSLPYVESGGKQEKTKKDDDLLSYASLIKSCVLQDYADPLLVSTPLYSPGTTAASPTETNEKDEAVDNQEEGNSSPCLSDHVSNNTEISEEVHQNQTGTTESNKEVTSENHEVTPITSDRDQEEVSYDGQSKELEDLGRSLSESLHVSSNKNHGNEDTVAEQPAHSVASVSDDEF, from the exons ATGGGATACGCTGAGTGTAACATTACCATGGAATCGAGAATAG GGAGTGTATCATCTGGAGGGGGCTGCAGTGTGAGAGGACGGACTTCAAAAAGTAGCC CATTCTGCCCTCGCTCCTCCAGCATGTTGACACAGTCCATCGTAAAAGACCACATGGTGTCTCATTACAAGAAGGTTTACTCAGCTAAAG CTGCCATTGATGCCTCAGTACCCAAAAGCCTGATACACAGTGTAAAGT ACAATGACCAGATCACACAGGAGCGGTTGAGGAGAGGGGGTCGTCCTCAGTCAGCCAGCTCTCTCTCCCAGAGGAACAGCAGAGCCTCCTGCTCACCTGCCCAG AGTAGATTATCTGTGCAGTATGATGACAGCCGCTACCTCTACTCAAGGAGTTCCTCAGTATCCAGCCCAGGATTCAGCTCCTCCTTCCATGCCAAGGAGATAGTTTATCCATCGTATACAGTGGATTCTGACAAGTTCTCTCATCACATACGGCCAGCTTCAGAAATAAAATACCGTAGTCCTCCTGAGGCAACTTCACACAGAAGGCAGTCAGCATATTCAATGGGAGCTTCAGGAGATCACAGTCACTACACGTCTTTCCAGGACCCTGTTCAGAAGACTTACAGTGGAGACTTGCTCCAGAAACATTCACAGCACTTTACCCAAGACAAACCCTTCACCCCTAAGACTCTGAAGTCAGAAAAGAGTTCATACCTTTCACAATATCGCTACTACCgagctccccggaggaaacctaCTCAGGATAGCACCAGCTCAAAATGTATGCGACAGGAGACATATCATGGAAG CACAAAGCCCAAGGAATACACACAAGAATTATATGAGCCATCTCAG GGATTTCATACAGAGCACGAGTGGTCTGAAGAAGAATTCAATGGCACATATTTCTCTGCATCGAGACAACAGAGTCGAGCACACAAGAGCAGAGACCGTGATTTATTTGACTCCTCATCCAG GGGCTCACTGGACGGCGATAAATCTTCCATCAACAAAAGTTTATCTGCAGA GGAAGAAGAATTAATGTACCTCGAATTCATTTCTGCTGTAACAGAGGATATATTGTCCAAGGGGCACATCTCTGACAG GTTCTTAGACCGGGTGATGAATCGCCATATCGACATGAATCGGCATCAGCTTGATGTG ggTAAAATGCGCCACCTTCTGGAAGTGCTGCGTAAAGAGTTTGAAGAGCCAGCCAACTCATTCACCCCCAGTACAGAGATAGAAAAAAAGAAGAATGATCGGGGTGATTCATCCTTGCCATATGTTGAATCAGGAGGGAAACAAGAAAAGACCAAAAAAGACGATGACCTTCTTTCCTATGCATCACTTATTAAATCCTGCGTTTTGCAAGATTATGCTGATCCCCTCTTGGTGTCTACGCCCTTATACTCTCCTGGAACGACTGCTGCCTCACCAACTGAAACAAACGAAAAAGACGAAGCAGTTGACAATCAGGAAGAAGGCAATAGCTCTCCTTGTCTCAGTGACCATGTTTCTAATAATACAGAAATCAGTGAAGAAGTCCATCAAAATCAAACTGGCACAACTGAGTCAAACAAAGAAGTCACCTCTGAAAACCATGAAGTTACCCCCATAACCAGTGACCGAGACCAAGAAGAAGTCAGTTATGATGGACAATCTAAAGAACTTGAAGATCTGGGGAGAAGTTTGTCAGAGTCGCTTCATGTATCCAGCAATAAAAACCACGGCAATGAGGATACTGTTGCTGAGCAACCTGCACATTCAGTTGCGTCTGTCAGTGATGACGAGTTCTGA
- the ptpn21 gene encoding tyrosine-protein phosphatase non-receptor type 21 isoform X2, whose amino-acid sequence MPLPFGLKLKRTRRYTVSSKSCLVTRIQLLNGEFVEFTLSVESTGQECLEAVAQRLELREITFFSLWYFNKQNQQRWIDLEKPLKKQLDKYGLEPTVYFGVVFYIPSVNQLQQEITRYQYYLQMKKDFTEGRISCLPEQAIRLASLAVQADFGDFNRYDSQDFLQKLALFPIDWIQDERVLEEATQKVALLYQSYRGLSAPEAEMLYMQEVEKMEGYGQESYQAKDSTGTDVSMGSCLDGIFVKHKNGRPLLLFRWNEINNMSHNRSFFVLELTNREESVQFQTEDMETSKYVCRMCLARLKFYKINKSSLQTQPVVVNPVRRRSSTRITLPKPQAYMMPPPQMHYNGHFTEPYTSSQDNLYMNNQNGYYYHSQTSLDCSPLEYSSGGRLRNGSVYSAHSTSSLTNPQHYLQPSPMSSNPSITSDITRPDYVPSHRHSALIPPSYRATPDYETVMRQKNRGAGFGMLSSQDHRQSHSMRNLNIGNSYAYSRPDPLVYSQPEIRGEHGGAAPHHHYPFHLGSSFHSPSPYPYPTERRPVVGAVSVPELTNVQLQQAQEYPAPNIMRTHVYRPPPPYPYAHPRPANSTPDLSRHLYVSSSNPDLIITRRVHHSVQTFQEDSLPVAHSLQEVSEPLFSGPPQRHPYHAQKRNSIEIAGLAHSLEGMRVKERTVSSSAAETVTPPPPLRGGRSQGSHLNVYLERIKTDDRGDIKEDVQYGHKKSLSDATMLVHSSGEEEEFEEDSGRHTPLSLDALEAVPVQPPQQHNSLTPLSLLQQQTPSEPPPAYPIGSSLDPSITSSLTYNVHSQSQEGEPLYLLSDLRQPRIMPSVSEGDLSGQAKQKTKKDFKKRPVSDVPAGKKTVEGLPPPGMKKGARSEFKKRGPMKEAYLNGLSVSRQPMHEEVKDEPERASNEERCKVLEQHMERGEMLKEYDSIPKRRPGGGCSIAQLPESGDKNRFQDVMPYDDTRVELVPTKENNTGYINASHVRITVNGQEWSYIATQGPMSNTCPDFWQMVWEQGVSIIAMVTAEEESGREKSFRYWPRLGSRHNTVTYGRFKITTRFRTESGCYATTGLKIKHLLTGQERTVWHLQYTDWPDHGCPEDFKGFLTYLEEIQSVRRHTNSISEPKNTNLPVLVHCSAGVGRTGVVILSEVMIACLEHNEALDVPKFLLKLRQQRMMMVQTFSQYTFIYKVIIQYLRNSRLI is encoded by the exons ATGCCCTTGCCATTTGGCTTAAAACTCAAAAGGACTCGAAGGTATACTGTTTCAAGCAAGAGCTGTCTTGTCACTCGGATTCAGCTGCTCAATGGAGAGTTTGTTGAGTTTACACTTTCAGTGGAGAGCACCGGGCAGGAATGTTTGGAAGCAGTTGCTCAGAGACTTGAGTTAAGAGAG ATAACATTCTTCAGCTTGTGGTACTTCAACAAGCAGAACCAGCAGAGATGGATCGACTTGGAAAAGCCGCTGAAAAAGCAGCTGGACAAGTATGGGCTAGAGCCCACCGTTTACTTTGGAGTCGTGTTTTACATACCCAGTGTCAACCAACTGCAACAGGAGATCACAAG ATATCAGTATTACCTACAGATGAAGAAGGATTTTACGGAGGGCAGGATCTCTTGCTTACCAGAACAAGCTATTCGTTTAGCTAGCCTGGCAGTGCAag CTGACTTTGGAGACTTCAATCGATATGATTCCCAGGATTTCCTCCAGAAGCTTGCGTTGTTCCCTATT GACTGGATCCAGGATGAGCGTGTGCTTGAAGAGGCCACTCAGAAAGTGGCTCTTCTGTATCAGTCCTACAG GGGCTTATCAGCTCCAGAGGCAGAGATGTTGTACATGCAGGAGGTGGAGAAAATGGAAGGCTATGGTCAGGAGAGCTATCAAGCCAAG GACAGTACAGGCACAGATGTTTCCATGGGGTCGTGCCTCGATGGCATCTTTGTCAAGCATAAAAATGGCAGGCCGCTTCTTTTATTTAG GTGGAATGAAATTAACAACATGAGTCATAACAGGTCCTTCTTTGTCCTGGAGCTCACCAACAGAGAGGAGAGTGTCCAGTTCCAGACA gAAGACATGGAAACCTCCAAATACGTGTGCCGGATGTGTCTGGCCAGACTCAAGTTTTATAAGATAAACAAGAGTAGCCT CCAAACCCAGCCTGTCGTTGTGAACCCAGTCAGACGGAGATCCTCTACTAGAATTACTCTG CCAAAGCCTCAGGCCTACATGATGCCCCCTCCACAAATGCACTACAATGGTCATTTCACAGAGCCTTACACATCATCACAAG ACAACCTGTACATGAACAATCAGAACGGTTATTACTACCACTCTCAGACCAGCCTGGACTGCTCCCCTCTGGAATACAGCAGCGGGGGGCGGTTACGTAACGGCAGTGTGTACAGCGCCCACAGCACCAGCTCTCTCACTAATCCCCAGCACTACCTCCAGCCCTCACCCATGTCCTCCAACCCCTCCATCACCAGCGACATCACCAGGCCCGACTATGTCCCCTCGCATCGCCACAGCGCGCTCATCCCCCCGTCCTACCGCGCCACCCCGGATTACGAGACAGTGATGCGTCAGAAGAACCGCGGAGCAGGATTTGGGATGCTTTCGTCTCAAGACCACCGGCAGAGCCACTCCATGAGGAACCTGAACATTGGTAACTCGTACGCCTACAGCAGACCGGACCCTCTAGTTTACAGCCAGCCAGAGATCAGAGGAGAGCACGGCGGAGCAGCCCCCCACCATCACTATCCCTTCCACCTGGGCTCCAGCTTCCACAGCCCCTCTCCTTACCCCTATCCCACAGAGAGAAGGCCCGTAGTGGGGGCGGTCAGTGTCCCGGAGCTCACTAATGTCCAGCTGCAACAGGCACAGGAGTACCCCGCCCCTAACATCATGAGAACACATGTGTACCGACCACCTCCCCCCTACCCGTACGCCCACCCCCGGCCCGCTAACAGCACCCCTGACCTGTCGCGTCACCTCtacgtcagcagcagcaacccAGACCTGATCATCACCAGGCGTGTGCACCACTCGGTCCAGACCTTCCAGGAGGACAGCCTACCGGTAGCCCACTCCTTACAAGAGGTGTCGGAGCCTCTTTTCAGCGGACCCCCACAGAGACACCCTTACCACGCTCAGAAGCGGAACTCCATTGAGATCGCTGGATTAGCACACAGTCTGGAGGGGATGAGGGTGAAGGAGCGCACCGTGTCTTCCTCGGCCGCCGAAACCGTCACGCCCCCTCCCCCCCTGCGAGGCGGTCGCTCTCAAGGATCTCATCTCAACGTGTATTTGGAACGCATAAAGACGGACGACAGGGGCGACATTAAGGAGGACGTACAGTACGGACACAAGAAGTCCCTTTCCGACGCCACCATGCTGGTTCACAGCAGTGGGGAAGAGGAGGAGTTCGAGGAGGACAGTGGACGCCACACTCCTCTTTCCCTGGATGCACTAGAAGCTGTTCCCGTGCAGCCGCCCCAACAGCACAACAGTTTGACACCTCTGTCGCTCCTTCAGCAGCAAACTCCCTCAGAGCCGCCTCCTGCGTATCCCATCGGCTCCTCTCTGGACCCCTCTATAACCAGCTCCTTGACTTACAACGTTCACTCCCAGAGCCAGGAGGGCGAGCCTCTTTACCTGCTGTCAGATTTACGACAGCCCAGAATAATGCCCTCTGTGTCTGAGGGAGACCTGAGTGGCCAGGCTAAGCAGAAGACTAAAAAAGACTTCAAGAAGAGGCCTGTGTCTGATGTGCCTGCCGGGAAGAAAACAGTGGAAGGGTTGCCCCCTCCG GGCATGAAGAAAGGAGCCAGGTCAGAGTTCAAGAAGAGGGGCCCAATGAAAGAGGCTTATCTAAACGGCCTGTCGGTGTCGAGGCAGCCGATGCACGAAGAGGTGAAGGATGAGCCTGAGAGAGCATCCAATGAAGAGAGG TGTAAGGTTCTGGAGCAGCATATGGAGAGAGGAGAGATGCTGAAGGAGTATGACAGCATCCCGAAGCGCCGCCCGGGGGGGGGGTGCTCCATCGCCCAGCTGCCGGAGAGCGGAGACAAGAACCGCTTCCAGGACGTCATGCCGTACGATGACACCCGAGTGGAGCTGGTTCCCACTAAAGAGAACAACACGGGATACATCAACGCATCACATGTTAGA ATAACGGTGAATGGGCAGGAGTGGAGCTACATAGCGACGCAGGGTCCGATGTCCAACACGTGTCCGGACTTCTGGCAGATGGTGTGGGAACAGGGTGTCTCCATCATCGCCATGGTCACCGCTGAAGAG GAGAGCGGCCGAGAAAAGAGTTTCCGTTATTGGCCGCGCCTCGGCTCTCGTCACAACACGGTGACGTACGGCCGCTTCAAGATCACAACGCGCTTCCGCACAGAGTCCGGCTGCTACGCCACCACCGGGCTGAAGATCAAACACCTGCTGACGGGCCAGGAGAGGACCGTCTGGCACCTGCAGTACACGGACTGGCCCGACCACGGCTGCCCCGAGGACTTCAAAGGCTTCCTCA CGTACCTGGAGGAGATCCAGTCTGTGAGGAGACACACCAACAGCATCAGTGAGCCAAAGAACACCAACCTGCCGGTGCTGGTGCACTGCAGCGCGGGGGTGGGCCGCACCGGGGTGGTCATCCTGTCTGAGGTCATGATCGCCTGTCTGGAGCACAACGAG GCGCTGGATGTCCCAAAGTTCCTGTTGAAGCTTCGTCAGCAGAGGATGATGATGGTCCAGACCTTCTCTCAGTACACCTTCATCTACAAGGTCATCATCCAGTACCTCCGCAACTCCAGGCTCATATGA
- the ptpn21 gene encoding tyrosine-protein phosphatase non-receptor type 21 isoform X1, translating into MPLPFGLKLKRTRRYTVSSKSCLVTRIQLLNGEFVEFTLSVESTGQECLEAVAQRLELREITFFSLWYFNKQNQQRWIDLEKPLKKQLDKYGLEPTVYFGVVFYIPSVNQLQQEITRYQYYLQMKKDFTEGRISCLPEQAIRLASLAVQADFGDFNRYDSQDFLQKLALFPIDWIQDERVLEEATQKVALLYQSYRGLSAPEAEMLYMQEVEKMEGYGQESYQAKDSTGTDVSMGSCLDGIFVKHKNGRPLLLFRWNEINNMSHNRSFFVLELTNREESVQFQTEDMETSKYVCRMCLARLKFYKINKSSLEECDPLPSEGSQKSLLTLSFPRFPMLSRPSLPSNKGQTQPVVVNPVRRRSSTRITLPKPQAYMMPPPQMHYNGHFTEPYTSSQDNLYMNNQNGYYYHSQTSLDCSPLEYSSGGRLRNGSVYSAHSTSSLTNPQHYLQPSPMSSNPSITSDITRPDYVPSHRHSALIPPSYRATPDYETVMRQKNRGAGFGMLSSQDHRQSHSMRNLNIGNSYAYSRPDPLVYSQPEIRGEHGGAAPHHHYPFHLGSSFHSPSPYPYPTERRPVVGAVSVPELTNVQLQQAQEYPAPNIMRTHVYRPPPPYPYAHPRPANSTPDLSRHLYVSSSNPDLIITRRVHHSVQTFQEDSLPVAHSLQEVSEPLFSGPPQRHPYHAQKRNSIEIAGLAHSLEGMRVKERTVSSSAAETVTPPPPLRGGRSQGSHLNVYLERIKTDDRGDIKEDVQYGHKKSLSDATMLVHSSGEEEEFEEDSGRHTPLSLDALEAVPVQPPQQHNSLTPLSLLQQQTPSEPPPAYPIGSSLDPSITSSLTYNVHSQSQEGEPLYLLSDLRQPRIMPSVSEGDLSGQAKQKTKKDFKKRPVSDVPAGKKTVEGLPPPGMKKGARSEFKKRGPMKEAYLNGLSVSRQPMHEEVKDEPERASNEERCKVLEQHMERGEMLKEYDSIPKRRPGGGCSIAQLPESGDKNRFQDVMPYDDTRVELVPTKENNTGYINASHVRITVNGQEWSYIATQGPMSNTCPDFWQMVWEQGVSIIAMVTAEEESGREKSFRYWPRLGSRHNTVTYGRFKITTRFRTESGCYATTGLKIKHLLTGQERTVWHLQYTDWPDHGCPEDFKGFLTYLEEIQSVRRHTNSISEPKNTNLPVLVHCSAGVGRTGVVILSEVMIACLEHNEALDVPKFLLKLRQQRMMMVQTFSQYTFIYKVIIQYLRNSRLI; encoded by the exons ATGCCCTTGCCATTTGGCTTAAAACTCAAAAGGACTCGAAGGTATACTGTTTCAAGCAAGAGCTGTCTTGTCACTCGGATTCAGCTGCTCAATGGAGAGTTTGTTGAGTTTACACTTTCAGTGGAGAGCACCGGGCAGGAATGTTTGGAAGCAGTTGCTCAGAGACTTGAGTTAAGAGAG ATAACATTCTTCAGCTTGTGGTACTTCAACAAGCAGAACCAGCAGAGATGGATCGACTTGGAAAAGCCGCTGAAAAAGCAGCTGGACAAGTATGGGCTAGAGCCCACCGTTTACTTTGGAGTCGTGTTTTACATACCCAGTGTCAACCAACTGCAACAGGAGATCACAAG ATATCAGTATTACCTACAGATGAAGAAGGATTTTACGGAGGGCAGGATCTCTTGCTTACCAGAACAAGCTATTCGTTTAGCTAGCCTGGCAGTGCAag CTGACTTTGGAGACTTCAATCGATATGATTCCCAGGATTTCCTCCAGAAGCTTGCGTTGTTCCCTATT GACTGGATCCAGGATGAGCGTGTGCTTGAAGAGGCCACTCAGAAAGTGGCTCTTCTGTATCAGTCCTACAG GGGCTTATCAGCTCCAGAGGCAGAGATGTTGTACATGCAGGAGGTGGAGAAAATGGAAGGCTATGGTCAGGAGAGCTATCAAGCCAAG GACAGTACAGGCACAGATGTTTCCATGGGGTCGTGCCTCGATGGCATCTTTGTCAAGCATAAAAATGGCAGGCCGCTTCTTTTATTTAG GTGGAATGAAATTAACAACATGAGTCATAACAGGTCCTTCTTTGTCCTGGAGCTCACCAACAGAGAGGAGAGTGTCCAGTTCCAGACA gAAGACATGGAAACCTCCAAATACGTGTGCCGGATGTGTCTGGCCAGACTCAAGTTTTATAAGATAAACAAGAGTAGCCT AGAGGAGTGTGACCCTCTGCCTTCTGAGGGCTCCCAGAAGTCCCTTCTCACTCTATCCTTTCCTCGCTTTCCAATGCTCTCTCGTCCCTCTCTGCCTTCTAATAAAGG CCAAACCCAGCCTGTCGTTGTGAACCCAGTCAGACGGAGATCCTCTACTAGAATTACTCTG CCAAAGCCTCAGGCCTACATGATGCCCCCTCCACAAATGCACTACAATGGTCATTTCACAGAGCCTTACACATCATCACAAG ACAACCTGTACATGAACAATCAGAACGGTTATTACTACCACTCTCAGACCAGCCTGGACTGCTCCCCTCTGGAATACAGCAGCGGGGGGCGGTTACGTAACGGCAGTGTGTACAGCGCCCACAGCACCAGCTCTCTCACTAATCCCCAGCACTACCTCCAGCCCTCACCCATGTCCTCCAACCCCTCCATCACCAGCGACATCACCAGGCCCGACTATGTCCCCTCGCATCGCCACAGCGCGCTCATCCCCCCGTCCTACCGCGCCACCCCGGATTACGAGACAGTGATGCGTCAGAAGAACCGCGGAGCAGGATTTGGGATGCTTTCGTCTCAAGACCACCGGCAGAGCCACTCCATGAGGAACCTGAACATTGGTAACTCGTACGCCTACAGCAGACCGGACCCTCTAGTTTACAGCCAGCCAGAGATCAGAGGAGAGCACGGCGGAGCAGCCCCCCACCATCACTATCCCTTCCACCTGGGCTCCAGCTTCCACAGCCCCTCTCCTTACCCCTATCCCACAGAGAGAAGGCCCGTAGTGGGGGCGGTCAGTGTCCCGGAGCTCACTAATGTCCAGCTGCAACAGGCACAGGAGTACCCCGCCCCTAACATCATGAGAACACATGTGTACCGACCACCTCCCCCCTACCCGTACGCCCACCCCCGGCCCGCTAACAGCACCCCTGACCTGTCGCGTCACCTCtacgtcagcagcagcaacccAGACCTGATCATCACCAGGCGTGTGCACCACTCGGTCCAGACCTTCCAGGAGGACAGCCTACCGGTAGCCCACTCCTTACAAGAGGTGTCGGAGCCTCTTTTCAGCGGACCCCCACAGAGACACCCTTACCACGCTCAGAAGCGGAACTCCATTGAGATCGCTGGATTAGCACACAGTCTGGAGGGGATGAGGGTGAAGGAGCGCACCGTGTCTTCCTCGGCCGCCGAAACCGTCACGCCCCCTCCCCCCCTGCGAGGCGGTCGCTCTCAAGGATCTCATCTCAACGTGTATTTGGAACGCATAAAGACGGACGACAGGGGCGACATTAAGGAGGACGTACAGTACGGACACAAGAAGTCCCTTTCCGACGCCACCATGCTGGTTCACAGCAGTGGGGAAGAGGAGGAGTTCGAGGAGGACAGTGGACGCCACACTCCTCTTTCCCTGGATGCACTAGAAGCTGTTCCCGTGCAGCCGCCCCAACAGCACAACAGTTTGACACCTCTGTCGCTCCTTCAGCAGCAAACTCCCTCAGAGCCGCCTCCTGCGTATCCCATCGGCTCCTCTCTGGACCCCTCTATAACCAGCTCCTTGACTTACAACGTTCACTCCCAGAGCCAGGAGGGCGAGCCTCTTTACCTGCTGTCAGATTTACGACAGCCCAGAATAATGCCCTCTGTGTCTGAGGGAGACCTGAGTGGCCAGGCTAAGCAGAAGACTAAAAAAGACTTCAAGAAGAGGCCTGTGTCTGATGTGCCTGCCGGGAAGAAAACAGTGGAAGGGTTGCCCCCTCCG GGCATGAAGAAAGGAGCCAGGTCAGAGTTCAAGAAGAGGGGCCCAATGAAAGAGGCTTATCTAAACGGCCTGTCGGTGTCGAGGCAGCCGATGCACGAAGAGGTGAAGGATGAGCCTGAGAGAGCATCCAATGAAGAGAGG TGTAAGGTTCTGGAGCAGCATATGGAGAGAGGAGAGATGCTGAAGGAGTATGACAGCATCCCGAAGCGCCGCCCGGGGGGGGGGTGCTCCATCGCCCAGCTGCCGGAGAGCGGAGACAAGAACCGCTTCCAGGACGTCATGCCGTACGATGACACCCGAGTGGAGCTGGTTCCCACTAAAGAGAACAACACGGGATACATCAACGCATCACATGTTAGA ATAACGGTGAATGGGCAGGAGTGGAGCTACATAGCGACGCAGGGTCCGATGTCCAACACGTGTCCGGACTTCTGGCAGATGGTGTGGGAACAGGGTGTCTCCATCATCGCCATGGTCACCGCTGAAGAG GAGAGCGGCCGAGAAAAGAGTTTCCGTTATTGGCCGCGCCTCGGCTCTCGTCACAACACGGTGACGTACGGCCGCTTCAAGATCACAACGCGCTTCCGCACAGAGTCCGGCTGCTACGCCACCACCGGGCTGAAGATCAAACACCTGCTGACGGGCCAGGAGAGGACCGTCTGGCACCTGCAGTACACGGACTGGCCCGACCACGGCTGCCCCGAGGACTTCAAAGGCTTCCTCA CGTACCTGGAGGAGATCCAGTCTGTGAGGAGACACACCAACAGCATCAGTGAGCCAAAGAACACCAACCTGCCGGTGCTGGTGCACTGCAGCGCGGGGGTGGGCCGCACCGGGGTGGTCATCCTGTCTGAGGTCATGATCGCCTGTCTGGAGCACAACGAG GCGCTGGATGTCCCAAAGTTCCTGTTGAAGCTTCGTCAGCAGAGGATGATGATGGTCCAGACCTTCTCTCAGTACACCTTCATCTACAAGGTCATCATCCAGTACCTCCGCAACTCCAGGCTCATATGA